From the Chaetodon auriga isolate fChaAug3 chromosome 17, fChaAug3.hap1, whole genome shotgun sequence genome, the window AAACGCTAAGGTTCCTCATGTATCATTTATTATAGAGAGCCACTTAGACAGGACTAAGACTATGAATATTCATCCACACTGCATTCAGCGAGCAGTGTGGATGAAAATCCTGAGTTCACACGATGAGCCTACACACCTCTGTCCACACACCTCATTGTGAATCAGAGGCATCCGTCAATGAACACGGATAGGCCGTCTAAAAGGGCTCAATactgtgacctctgtgtgtcCCCCTGCGTTGAACTCACAGAGGGAATCCTCTCAGACACTCACTGTTATTCTCATCATTACCGCAGCAAGAAACAAAGCTGCTTGGAGCCAGCCAGTGTGTCTCCTTGGGGACTGTTGCAGGACCCCCCTCGTTTACACCCACTCCTGGGCTGTCACATCAAGTAATGATAACTCCTGGTTGTGCACTGATCCCATGTTACAACAGCTGCCGGGCTCAGTAATGGCCCTTATGTTGTTGAGAAATGCAAAGATAGCACAGAGTGTTTTGTGTGGTTAAGACACAAGCTTCAGTTTTGGTccaatacaaatacaaatgatgGCATATGAAATTTTTTGCCTCAAGCAGCTCTCCTGCTGCTTGGTATGTCAAGTAGTTTAAGTAGACAGTAATCAGTATAACCTCTATCACAGCAACGACATTCATTTACATAAAGGATTTTACTCTATCATCCCTTGGTGGTAGctactgtatttttattattactattcaAAGTCGCAAGTGTATTTCTGAAATGGATACTTTATGAAATAAATTGGTTGATTTATTCATAATGCACAGTCAATATTACAGCTCACACTGACTTGCTGCAAACAGTGCAAGTCTGAAATGGGTTTTTTGCTTTTGAGAACGTATTAACACAGTCGAGTCAGTCGCTGCATTGGTATTCCGAAGGCTGGTCTCCACTGGCCCGTGCGTGCTCTAGCATGCCCTGCCTCCTCAGATTATTTCGCTGCCCTCTCCTGTCCATCCAGCCGTCTCATTCAGAAATGACAGGATATTTTGCCTCGAAAAACCGCAATTCTTATTCGTCAAGTTTGACTGTCTGAGTATCAGTGCCGATGTCTTGTGGATTATTCTGTGTTGTTGACAGGTTATcacttgattttatttcatgcttAGCTAGAGTCACTTGCACTGGAGTCACTCGGTGTACCCAGAGGACTCTGATTTGCCGTAGAAAAAGATTTTACACCAAGAGGTGTTCTTCAACGGGGGCAGGGAGAGCAGCTCTCCCATGAGCTAAAATCTGAGTTGCCCACTGGGTAGAACACAGCAGTGTGAAATGTTAGGAAGGTTCCTGCTAAGAGGTTTATTATCACAGGGTCACAGACCTCCCAGTGTGCATTAATGCTAAGTGCACAGTGAAAAGCCATCACTGCTAGTGAGGTTATGTGGTGTCAAATAGTGTGCGATATCTAAAGCAGGTGGATACAGCTCAAAAGGTATTTGTTAAGCGGTGTTGCACACATCCTGGTAGATCAAGTTTTCTACCTAGAAGTTTGGGCCCTGAAGTTCACTTCAATGTATCACTGTAATTTGGGACTTTTTCAAAATCCGTTTTCTATTATCACAGGGGTCAAAGGTGATGAGATTAAGTTTGTCAGTATGGAGGTGTGAAATCTAAagctttcctcttttccttagcttcctgtcagctgccttcaaaacataaaaaagcaaCAGCCAGTTCAGGTCCTGTAATGTTAATCATCCATATACTGTGTACTGCTGTTATATCACTGTGCAAACTCTTGAAACAGTACAAGCCAATGCTGACAAAATATTTAGCTAAACTTATTAAAGTTCATAGACATCAGGCTTCTGTCTTCATAATATTATCGTCTCTTCCCTTTATCAACAAccaggacagaaaaaaagcccTTATTGTCTCAtcttttacatttcaaaaatatGTGCGATTTACTGTCTCCTTTGTCACAGTGTTGACTTCACTGATATTTAGTCAGACAGTGTAGTTGGCTTAGAACAGTAGCAAATGTGGTTGAATGTTTCAAGGGGAAAatgggaaaatggaaaaaatatggAGTAGACAAATGATTAAACTAGTGctaaaagaaacaagaaaaacactaaaagataaaaataatacaataaaccACATCTACAAAatttattttaccattttattGGGGGTAAAGAAGGGAAGCAAcattcagtttctctttttttaccAACTGGTTGAGCCTACAATTTGTGAAATAATTCAAGAAATTATTAACATCGACTCATTAGtatgaaatgttatttcatcattcatttgtgATACATATCATAATGTCATGGTGTTGTCACTGCCCTCTCACCTCTCAGCCAATCTCGTATCCCCTGCCCAATTTAACCAAATGTAGCCAGCTAGCTCCTGTTAGctagagcagcagcagtgtaatTGGTATTCTGAATCCACCAACTAGAGGCTACTGCTGTGAATTGTTTGATAAAGTACTTTCTAAATACAAACAGTACACAGACATAGTACCTTAAGATAAGCCTGAAAGCTAAAGGGGaaattctgtctgtgtttgtaatcTTCACAGAGTTGTGAGTCTTTCTCTGAGCTACATCTTTACAATCAACACACAGCCGAGGTCACTCTGAATTGCACagctagctgctgctgttaactGACTCTTTGATGATGAGTAATAAACTAAGCTTACAATGCTGTTAAACTAAATAAATAGttattgtgtctgtgtactGTTTATTTACAGCTACATAGATAGTTGCTTCCTTTAACAGGTACTGACTGGCTTTTTCTAGTAGCAGTTGTTGTGCTAACTGAGAGGCGAGAGGGCAGTGACAACACCAATGTCATGAAAGTGAcattatgaaatgaaaagtggTGTAGAAAAAGGCCATTTCGGAAATAAAATTATTGTTTATGAAATAAAAAGTCCTATAAATGTCTTCTGAGAAAAAGAGGGATGGAATAACATTTTATAGTAATGAGTTCAGTTTGTGTCCTTGAACTCTGTGTGATCCCTTTGTCTTGTTCCAGCAGGAGGCTCATCAAGTCGATCTGCAGAGAGCACAGAACCAGCGGGGACACTTGGTACCGATGAGCAAAATAATGGTCCCAGGAAAAGGACGAAAGACCACAACATTTCTGGAAAGGAAGAGTCCACAACATCTCCAGCTTCTCAGGGAATACCAACAAATGAACGGACACATCCCACAGGGCTTGTGGAGGATGAATCGGGACAAACAAAAGAGTCTGAGACCGATGCGGAGTCTGGGGTGGGGTCAAGGGAAACTCAGGTGGGCGACAGAACAAATGTTAAGGAAGATGATAGCAACAGGACACTGGCGACACGAGAGGCACAAGACAGTGCAAACTCTTCAGCACCGAGCCATGAATGCAATAACTTGGACTTTGACCTTTCcagtgacagtgacaatgaCTCCATTACAGAAAAGCCTCCCTCATCAGAGAGCGATAGTGAAGGCAAATCTTGCCAGGCAAAGAAATCTGCACAGGAAGCAGTCAGGCAAGAGCCTGGTGATGCGGATGGGGCAAGGGAAGGGGACAGCAGAGGTAGAAGTGACGGAGAAACCGGCTCTGATGCAGCAGAACATTCGGGAGTTCTTCTCCCAGACCCTGAGCTGGGTAATGGCTGCTCAGATAGAAGAGAGCCAGAAACAGAGTCCCAGAATAGTGAACAATCTGGGGTCACAAtgggagaggagctgctggaccAGAGtatggaggatgaggaggaggaggaggaagaagaagctgatAATGACCAGGACGATCACCTGATTTACCTGGAGGAGGTGTTGGAAAGGATCCACGCAGAGTACTACGCACGTTATGAGGCTTACCTGAAGAAGGGGACCTCTGACATGCCGGACATTCGCAAGATAGTCCCAGAGCTGAAAAGCAAGACGCTGGAGGGCACGACGATAGTGTTCAGTGGCCTGTACCCGACCAACTACCCCATGGAGAGGACCCGTGAGTCCTACCACGCCAAAGCACTGGGGGCCAAGATTGGCAAGAGTCTGCTTCTTAGCTCCCAAGATCCCAGTCGGACGACACATCTCATTGCAGCAAGAGCAGGTATGTAGAAACGCGTGTGTGCTGTCATATCTGACAATGAGTTGATCTTTCTAAGCTGTTATTCTCTcacagttttttaaaacacatccTTTTTAGAGCCTGACCAGTTCTCAGTTTTGAGGGTTCTTCTGACTTtcgtattttcattttgttccttTCGCTGAATGTAGTTGGGGTATTTTTAGGAGCTGTGTGCTGGATCATCATTCGTAGCTGATGCAAGTGATGCTCTGCTAATGAGACTAGAATTCATGCAAGGCTCGTTTAAATGCCAGACCTACCGACATATTGGCAGATTTGTGTGTCTGAGCCTTGTCAAAGTTTGGCTGAGCAGAGATAATTGAGATTAAATACACTGTCAGCACTATTACGATATCTCAGAGGTCGTCTGTTCGAGGAAGGTGTGTGCCAGTGTGATGAACTCTGGTTAACATATGACAACaagagtgtgagtgtgaccTTGGTTCAATTTCTGGctccactgaagcagcagcgGAAGGGAATGTTTCCTTTAGCTTATCAGTAAGTTAATACAGCTCTGGTATGATATATAGAGCTCGAACAGTAAATGGCGAGGCTGATGTCAGTAAAATGAAATTGTACTTGATTGCATGTATGCATCATTCCCTGTGAGTCCATCATGCAGAGGGGCAATCTGAATCCAGCACAGGACTTCACCACTACCAATAAAGCCTCCTGTGTTCACATTGATTATATTTATAGATTGGAAATAGATTGAATGGCTGTTGCAGAAAAATGCAGATTACAGCTAGAATCAAAATGGGATTTAATGTGATGAAAATCTTCAAGATTATGACCCCTGCATTTAAAGCTGGGATCACTGTAAATCTGGACCTCTGTGCTCCTTACCTATCAGCTTGTGGTCAAAACTAGTGGACAAAAATGGATTTATGCAGCTTTAGATAACAATGCTTGAAACTGATTTGCGCATAGTTGCTTGAGACAGCTCCTTCTCTATAATTAGGCCCACTTGATTGACAGAAAGCACAGTTGCATTCTGACATTAGAGAACCACGTGAATGCTGGAGGCtatgtttgtgtggttttttttcccTAATTGGGAAGGACTTCAAATCAAAAGAACTGGTTAATATGTAGCATGTGGAGGCTGGTCTTGCATTTGGATGTTTATTATGCTGAGGCTGATTATAATGTAATGACTTGTTGGGCCCAACCCACCGTGTGTAACTCCCATTGGTTGCTGTAGTACCTGTTCCATGTACATGTAGTACATACTGTCAGCTGCTTCTGTTGCGGGCAGAAATGCATCCTAGTTTCCTACATTTTCTGCTAGTTCACGAGAAACAAACAATATTGATTGCACTCATCTTTGAAACTGATGAACACAAAAAGTGGACTCACCCCTGCATCGCTGCTAATCCAGTTTACCTTCTGGAAACAAGCACAGGAAGCGGCTCTGTTGTCGTGGGAGCCACCCCGGCTGAGAACAGCACTCAGTAATCACTCCTCTTGCACatcagaaggagagaaaaatcaGCCAAAGATTGAATCTGGCCCGTAGGAACAGTATGCCGCTGAGGCTGGAAAGAGCTGCTGAAAATGCCCATTGTCTTGTCAGATGAGCACATTTGACAGATATGAACCAGGTCCATGTCACGCAAATGCATAGTTCTATGCCTTGACTTTTGGTGGgatcctttccctttttttgtggACACATTTGAACTTTTTATGTGCAGAAGAATAATAGTGGCAGCCAAAAAGTTAGTGTTAGCATTTATACATTATTTATAGaaaggtgtgtttttgatttattACATGGAACACAGCTGTAACccaaaagctgcacagaaatgcagcctCTTGCTACTCCACCCTGCCCTCCTCCTTCCAACCTCTCCACCAATCCAAACCTTATTAATTCCCTTGTTGTGTCCGACACACAGGTTTGGAtggacacacagaaagagaatgaTTCTGTTTTTAACTCAGAGAACTGATATGAGAAATGATTTGCTTTACTTTTTTGATGATAAAGCACTTTCTTTTCCCTTactgttgcacttttttttggCCACGTTAAGGGAATGGCTGTATGGATCATGATGTCGGTTTGTCAGTTCGGTTCAGACAGAAGTAGTACTTAGTTTGTCTGCTGTTAGGGGTTAACCCccatgaatgaatggatgaataaaatTTCAAAAATTTACAGGGAGAATATtcaaaattgaattgaatgaacATCATAACATAGCATTGCACTGTGTTTCATGAAATGGATCTTCTGCAGGACTGCTTCCATAACCAGCCCGAACACATCGGGTAAGTAACCTGGTGGATGTAGCTGTCACGTTCAGGCAGCGCTCCTCCTTGTCTGCAATGCGTGACTAGAAACGGACGTagctttttcagttttttcgAACAGAATATCTGACTCCTTGCACACAGCCACGAAGTTTTCAATGAGCGTGCATCGTGCATTTGCTGATGTGGTTGCACATCACAGAAATCATAGGGCCCAGTAAATGAAACCTGAGAGCAATTAATTCTTGTGTACACATTAAATTTGCTCTCTATGTTAAATACTTTAAAGAGCATTTCTTTTAGAATTCTGCAAGTTTAAGACCAGCAGCACAACGCAACAAAGGCACAGCATACCAACTGAAGAGGGGATGTGGCCAAACACTGGCTGTCAATATGTGAACAGTATGTGATGGTTAGCCAGGCATGACGAAAATAACCTGGGGTTAATGAGCTTCTAGGCATTCTTTGTCTAGAAGCTCTTCTTGTCCACTCTCTGGGGATTAAACCGAACAAAGCATGGCTTTTTGGATTTCCAAGAAAACTATTGAGCTGGCAGAGAAGTGAAAGGACGGTGACTCCAGAAgacaaatctttttttctctctaataATATTGACCGGACaattctttcctcctttctcttcaaGGAAAGACAGTCTGATCATTGATTTAACTTATTCAGCACAGCGTATTTGGTAATAGTTTTGTTTGGTGGGTCAAAAGCTGTCCTCATTTTCACCGTCTCATTCCTGTCACCCAGGCACCGAGAAGGTTCGTCAGGCACAAGGCTGCAAGCACCTCCATGTTGTCAACCCCGACTGGCTGTGGAGCTGTCTGGAGCGCtgggagagggtggaggagcagctgtaCCCACTAAAGGAAGACTACTCCAAGATGCCGAGGTAAAGGAGCTGTTTAATGAGCCACGGTCCTACAGTCTATCCCAAATGTAGGAGATGTGAACTTAAATAAAACCCTACAATACATCAAAGTCTTTCCTGAAGACAGTTCCAAGTCTGAGatctttttcttgtctgttgAAGGAGCAACAGTCCAGCAGCATTCCTTGACAATGTGGGTTCCCTGCAGAAGCCTGCTTTCCACCCAGCTGCCATCCACCACAGACCTCAACCTCCAGCCCCTGAGGTTCGGACCTACGACTCCGTCACAGGCAAGCTGATCCGCCGGGGCCCTCAGGTGTCACGGCCATCGCCCTACATGCAGGCATCAGGCTCCTTGTTGCTGTCTGATCAGAGAGAGGAGTCTTGTCTCAGGTAACAGCAGGATTGGAGCAGAGCAATGTAATGATAATGTGTAATATTGATGCAATGATATAAAACTAGATATTGGAGGGCTTATTGAGTTCTGTGCTTTCACCCTGTGTGTCCTGGGACACGCAAAGGTCATTCTACCTGAAAGAGCTAATTTTGTGTAGTCTTGCTGTGTGTCATCACTGCCATCATTGCCACTTCTCACTAGAATCACGCATGTTGTGTTAGCTAGCTAGAGCCAACAGATGTCAAACTCTGCCATCCAAGCCTAGAAAAGTTTTGGAGAATCATGAAACACCTAAAGGTTTTGGAAGAACCATGCAAAGTATTTTTAGGAATATTTCAACAATATATTTCAATCAGTCAGTTTTAATaatgacctgtgtgtgtttttaaatcatGCAATGCCAGAACAGACATATGATCAGGTAGGTATTGACATTTGGAACATGTGAGAAGCAGCACTGCACGAGGACTCATCATGGATTTATCATGTTTACAACATAAGTGTGCTGTCCACTGATTCTTCAGCTGACCTGCGCTTCAGCAGACAGTTAATGTCTTTCACACCTGTAGTTCGCTTCGTTCTTTCTGGTGTGGTACGTATTCACACTTATTTATTGCAAACGAACCAAGATAAACATGTCTGACAGGTGACACATGGATTGGACAGTTTTTGAAGGCTATTATCCTGCATCACCAGCCCATCATGCAGACCCACATGAGGACATCAAATTCTGGTGTCTGACAGCAGGTCATGCATCACGTTACTGTGCCTCATGTGTGTATTCATGGTTTCACACAGAGCTCAGGGTGAATGATAAGCACTATTAGAATTATTATACAGCCAAAACTAAGACCCACCTCTCCAAGTGTGGGCTACACcagagtttgattgacagctttcacacatGCCCAAATGAACCAGCCTACACAGGGAAATGCACCAGAGTGTGCTTTAACTGAACTGAATAGGTGAGATGTGAAAGCACCCCAAGGTATCCTGACTTTCAGTCCTTATTGTAGGTCAAGCTTCAACATGCTTCTACACAACTACACTTCCAATAATGCAAAttgattgtattttttgtttgatCCTCCTGCCAAGTAAATGCCTCCcagagctcctccagagccacagaagacattagTGTACAGCAGTGTATAGTAAgcaatgtttgtgtttattattgaCTGCAGAATCACTCATAACAGATCTTAAACGTACGGATTTGTCCTCTGGGCCTCAGGTCCATCCCTTCCTTTCCTATAAAGTGAAACAGCTGTTGGTGTAGTGCCACACTACTTTGAATTGACAGGAATTACCCCCAGTGGAGACATGCAGCTTCTTTCACAACTGAGGCTCCATaacaccccaccaccaccaccaacaaacCTTTTCTTGTATGGATTGTTCTTAGCATTTGGTGGCGTCAGAAACCTGTCAACAGCCACATAGTGTGTAGTGTAACTCCCAGACGAGCCTCCAagcttgtgttttattgcttttatctGCATGTTTGGTTGTAAATACAGGCACAATAAAATTCAGGCTACTTTATACGACCAGGGGGGAAAGTCTCTCTCCAGCAGTACAAAACACTAAGCCTAAAAACATGTTGTATACGCATCCAGTCATCTAAATATTTGATTTTCCAGTCCTATCCTCATTTAATTTCCACCTCCAGTCTGACTAGAATGATGTGACAGGTGCAAGAAAAGCTTCACAGCTCCTCAAAGTCACCTCTGTGATCTTCCACTCCATTTGTCATTCATCTGTCACTCACAGATGCTAATAAACAGTGCGTcctctctgtgtatttgtttgtcattgGGGCTGTGGCCCACTGTTTTTAACAGAACTCTAGAGGAATATAAGCAAACTGTAGCCATCAATTTACTGGCCAGTCAGGGAGAGTTGCATGCGCTTGGATTTAATCACCAAAGAGTATCTGTTCAATTAAGCACTGCCAAGAAGTATGGAACCTTCCCACTTGCATAAGATTGGCATCTAAAGGGCGCTTGTTCTTGAGAGGAAGCCTTTGCACTTCTCATGGTTGGCTTCAAGCCTCAACCTTCACTCTTTCACCCTGTGCTCTTCATCCACAGACTGGCAGATCGATGCTGTTCCCTTTTAATTCACATGAAATGTACTTCAACACAAGAGTGCAAAAGTagaacaagaaagaaaaaagtaaatagTTACTTAGATTATGTAAGGAAGTCTTCATTTCTACATATATAAGCAAGTTTCTTGATTTATTCAGTTTAATGATAGATTTGTCAGTTCAATCTATTTAATCCATTTAATCAGCTGATATGATTAAGAGGCACACAATTGCCACATTTTgatatgattttcttttttttttttgaagctaTACAAGGTTAGTAATTTAATTATATACAGCACTTTTCAAGAGCAGATCATCACACGCATCAAGTGCTTTAGGAAATAAAAAAGCATACAGACTTAGGAAGATTAAGACACAGATTActacaaataaaataagagtagaatagaaaaataaaggcAAGTCTAAACAGCTGGGTTAAAGCTACTGATGGTATTAATAGTATAAATAGATACAGCAGATGTCAGTATCTGGGTCACAATATATTCATCTTTCTGTCTATTTACCTAACTAGCCAGCTGGTGCACCTATTTAGCTTCACTAATGCAGTTTGCATTATGCTCATTTGTTTGTCATTGCACCCCAGGGGAGCTTCAAAGAGTCAGCAAGATGACGCGTCAGGGTCCAGCCAAGACGACGAGGAGCCGGGACCGTCCCGTCGGAAGCGACAGCCGAGCATGTCGGAGACGATGCCTCTGTACACACTTTGCAAGGAGGATCTAGAGAGCATGGACAAAGAGGTGAGCTACCTTTAAAGCGGGCATTATCGTTTTATCCATGTTGATCCATATCGACACTGATCACTATGTAATTTGATGATGCTGCCAGTTTGAAGAGGATCAGGAGAATGAGTGAAGCCTGAAAACGatacaaattaaaataatggtGTGGCCGCTGGGGTGGTACCTTTTCAGGTAATGGTTCGCACCAACCAATAGCATGTTTTGCAGACCATCTTAGC encodes:
- the ctdp1 gene encoding RNA polymerase II subunit A C-terminal domain phosphatase isoform X1 gives rise to the protein MEDPPADSGGGGGGAAAEGPVMQVADICWPTGALPLRLLEWKVKPGSLVNVDSVLALCAPIPQEKGTEATRLPEKKVKSDRAGVVKELCCQLGQVIPPGGVIVRLEECSHPIVMKGLCAECGQDLTQLQSTNGNQQTPISTATVSMVHSVPELMVSSEQAEQLGREDQQRLHRNKKLVLMVDLDQTLIHTTEQHCQRMSNKGIFHFQLGRGEPMLHTRLRPHCKEFLEKIAKLYELHVFTFGSRLYAHTIAGFLDPEKKLFSHRILSRDECIDPFSKTGNLRNLFPCGDSMVCIIDDREDVWKFAPNLITVKKYTYFQGTGDINAPPGSREAQIAKKGGSSSRSAESTEPAGTLGTDEQNNGPRKRTKDHNISGKEESTTSPASQGIPTNERTHPTGLVEDESGQTKESETDAESGVGSRETQVGDRTNVKEDDSNRTLATREAQDSANSSAPSHECNNLDFDLSSDSDNDSITEKPPSSESDSEGKSCQAKKSAQEAVRQEPGDADGAREGDSRGRSDGETGSDAAEHSGVLLPDPELGNGCSDRREPETESQNSEQSGVTMGEELLDQSMEDEEEEEEEEADNDQDDHLIYLEEVLERIHAEYYARYEAYLKKGTSDMPDIRKIVPELKSKTLEGTTIVFSGLYPTNYPMERTRESYHAKALGAKIGKSLLLSSQDPSRTTHLIAARAGTEKVRQAQGCKHLHVVNPDWLWSCLERWERVEEQLYPLKEDYSKMPRSNSPAAFLDNVGSLQKPAFHPAAIHHRPQPPAPEVRTYDSVTGKLIRRGPQVSRPSPYMQASGSLLLSDQREESCLRGASKSQQDDASGSSQDDEEPGPSRRKRQPSMSETMPLYTLCKEDLESMDKEVDDILGEESDNESEGRGKEKPGNEEVEDEEEEQQQQQQQQQQPGAGQIAGRGSGPQALVMEERIQTPSTETSLPSGVQRGHKRKHDEAKEEDDDEKKEEAEESADESSKDSNEEEGGSSSEADEMAAALEAELNDFM
- the ctdp1 gene encoding RNA polymerase II subunit A C-terminal domain phosphatase isoform X2, with the translated sequence MEDPPADSGGGGGGAAAEGPVMQVADICWPTGALPLRLLEWKVKPGSLVNVDSVLALCAPIPQEKGTEATRLPEKKVKSDRAGVVKELCCQLGQVIPPGGVIVRLEECSHPIVMKGLCAECGQDLTQLQSTNGNQQTPISTATVSMVHSVPELMVSSEQAEQLGREDQQRLHRNKKLVLMVDLDQTLIHTTEQHCQRMSNKGIFHFQLGRGEPMLHTRLRPHCKEFLEKIAKLYELHVFTFGSRLYAHTIAGFLDPEKKLFSHRILSRDECIDPFSKTGNLRNLFPCGDSMVCIIDDREDVWKFAPNLITVKKYTYFQGTGDINAPPGSREAQIAKKGSSSRSAESTEPAGTLGTDEQNNGPRKRTKDHNISGKEESTTSPASQGIPTNERTHPTGLVEDESGQTKESETDAESGVGSRETQVGDRTNVKEDDSNRTLATREAQDSANSSAPSHECNNLDFDLSSDSDNDSITEKPPSSESDSEGKSCQAKKSAQEAVRQEPGDADGAREGDSRGRSDGETGSDAAEHSGVLLPDPELGNGCSDRREPETESQNSEQSGVTMGEELLDQSMEDEEEEEEEEADNDQDDHLIYLEEVLERIHAEYYARYEAYLKKGTSDMPDIRKIVPELKSKTLEGTTIVFSGLYPTNYPMERTRESYHAKALGAKIGKSLLLSSQDPSRTTHLIAARAGTEKVRQAQGCKHLHVVNPDWLWSCLERWERVEEQLYPLKEDYSKMPRSNSPAAFLDNVGSLQKPAFHPAAIHHRPQPPAPEVRTYDSVTGKLIRRGPQVSRPSPYMQASGSLLLSDQREESCLRGASKSQQDDASGSSQDDEEPGPSRRKRQPSMSETMPLYTLCKEDLESMDKEVDDILGEESDNESEGRGKEKPGNEEVEDEEEEQQQQQQQQQQPGAGQIAGRGSGPQALVMEERIQTPSTETSLPSGVQRGHKRKHDEAKEEDDDEKKEEAEESADESSKDSNEEEGGSSSEADEMAAALEAELNDFM